In the genome of Enterococcus sp. DIV2402, the window TGAAATTTATGGACAAGGTTTCCCACTTTTTTTACTACACGGTAATAACAACGATGGAACCTATTTCCATTACCAAATTCAAAGTTTTATGAAAGAGTTTCAAGTGTTTGTCTTAGATAGTCGTGGTCAAGGGCATTCAACTAACACTGCTAGAAAAATTTCTTTCCAACAAATGGCTGATGATTTAAATGCCATTATGGAACATGAAAATATCACTCGTGCTAATATTTTAGGCTTTAGTGATGGAGCTAACATTGCAATGGTTTTCGCACATACTCATCCTGAAAAAGTAAATCGAATGGTTTTAAATGCAGGTAATACGAAAGTAACTGGGTTAAAAAATTATTGGGTTATTTTGACTTATTTACAGTATTTTGCCTACTGGTTCCTTGCTTTTTTCTTTGAACGTGCACGTGAAAAACGACCAATTATTGGGCTGATGACCCATGATATTGGATTAAGTCAAAAGGATTTAACAGAAATTATCGCTCCAACTTTGGTCATCGTAGGTAAACAGGATGACATTAAACTGAAACACACGCTAATGATTGTCAATCATCTCCCGCAAGCTAAATTTGTTTTAGTGCCAAAGCAAGGTCACACATTGGCAAGGAAAGACGCCAATAATTTCAATCAAGAAGTTCTTTCATTTTTAGGAGGAGAAGAAATTGAAAAAAATTAGTCAATGGGTCGTTCAACATAAGACCTTATTAAAAACTTTATTTGTTGCAATTTTATCAATTATTGTCAGTGCCGAGCTGTTATCAATTGCCAAAACAATTTCATTTGAACAACTAACGACATTATTTAAAGAAATACCCTTTTGGCGAATTGGTGCGATGATTTTGATTAGTCTGCTCGCTATTTTACCAATGTCTGGGTATGATTTTACCTTAAAAAGAATGCTGCAATTAGATTACAAAGCGAGTTACATTTTAGAAACAAGCTGGGTGATTAATACCATTAATAATATTGCTGGTTTTGGTGGTCTAGTTAGCATGGGCTTGCGCTCTGAATTTTATGGAAAAAAAGCGAGTAAAGAAATTTTTAGCGCCTTAACTAAAATTTTATTGTTTGTTTTATCGGGACTCTCGATTTACAGTTTCTTTTCATTTGCTGCTATCCATTTATTCCATACTAATGACTATCTCAAACAATATTGGCCTTGGTTGGTAGGTGGAAGCTTATATTTCCCAATTGTGTACTTTGTTACCAGTTTAAAAAGAGAAGGCTTGCTTGGTGGTCTCGAGCGAAAATTCCGCTTGGCATTATTAGCCTCTTCTTTTTTAGAATGGACTGGAGTTGTCGTTAGTTTCTTAAGTATTGGTTATTTGTTAGGTGTTCATTTTTCAATATGGGAAGTCTTACCATTATTTATTTCTGCAATTATTATCGGAATTGTATCGATGATTCCGGGAGCATTAGGTAGTTTTGATGTCATGATGATTTTAGGTCTCTCGTCATTAGGAATTGAACGTGAGATGGTCGTTTTATGGCTCTTATTATTCCGTGTGTGTTATTACGGAATTCCAGTTGGGATCGGTATGGTTCTCTTCTTTAAACATATTTTCAAAAATTTTGATGAAAAATACGAAGGCATTCCTAAACAACTGACCTTAGAAATTTTCCATAAAATAGAAACTGGTTTACTGTATTTTTCTGGAATTATGATGGTACTTTTAGCAACTATTCCGCAAGCCTTTACTGATTTTCCATGGTTAAGTCACTTAAATCCTTTCCGCTTTCATTTTGTTGTCCAATTTCCGAGCATTTTAATCGGATTTACGCTTTTAATTATGGGACGAGGAATTGCTGCTCAGGTTAAACGTGCATATTGGCCAACTATTTTATTAATTAGTGCCGCTATTGTGTATTCATTTGTGATCGATTTTAGTTTTATTACTATCTTTTATCTGATTTGTTTATTGCTAATTGTAATGGTTTCAAAATCAGAATTAACTCGAGAACAATTTGTGTATTCTTGGGAATGGTTAACGATTGATGGGTTTGTCTTTGGCGTATTAACTGTTTTATATTTAATTATTGGCGTCTTTCAATTACCTGAGATTCCTCATCGTCCTCATCATTTTATGAGCTTTTTCTTATTGCCTTCTGAAAAAATTTGGCTTTCTGGCTTCGTCGTTATTAGCGTTGTCGCAGCGTGTATGTTATTGATGGTTCGCTATTTACAAGGACCTAAGAAAAAAATTGGCGATGACATCCAGCACGCCGATGTGCAAACGATTCTTGAAACATACGGTGGTAATAGCGATAGCGAGTTAGTCTTTTTAGAAGATAAATCAGTCTTTATTTATAAAAATAACGACGAACCAACTGTCTTTTTACAATTTAGTACCATTAATAATAAATGCGTCGTCATGGGCGATCCTTCTGGAAAACGTGAAGATTTTGCAGATGCTGTAGATGCGTTTATTCAAGAAGCAGATCGTTGGTGCTATCTACCTGTTTTTTACGAGTCACGTGAAGAAATGGTCATGATTTTACATGATTTTGGTTATGATTTTATTAAAATGGGTGAAGAAGCTTTAGTTGATTTAGAGACATTTACAACTTCTGGCAAAAAAATGCGGGGAACACGTGCCGTATTGAATAAAATTAACAAAGAAGGGTTTTCTTTTGATGTCTTACAGCCTCCGTTTTCAAAAGAAACTATGGTAGCCTTACAAGCTATTTCTGAAGAATGGTTAGATGGTCGCAAAGAACGAGGCTTTTCATTAGGCTTTTTCTCAGAAGCATATTTGCAAAGAAATCCGATTGCTGTCGTAAAGAATTCGGAAAATGAAATCGTCTCTTTTGCCAATATTATTCCTAGCTACACTAAAGAAATTGGCACGATTGATTTAATGCGTCACCATCCAACAAAAGCCCCTTCTGGCAGTATGGATTTCTTATTTATTCATTTATTTGATTACATGAAAGAATCGAGAATTCAGTATTTCGATTTAGGAATGGCACCGTTAGCTAATGTGGGACAATCACGGAAAAGCTTTCTACAAGAACGCATCGCCTCATTAGTCTATTCTTTTGGCAGTCACTTTTATTCTTTTCAAGGTTTACGTGACTATAAAGAAAAATATGCTAGTCAATGGATTTCTCGCTACACGTTGTATTCACGAGATAGCTGGATTGCGTATGTGATGATTGCGTTACTCATTTTAGATAATAAACCTATCGAAAACGAGTAAAACAATATTCTGATGATAAAAAATATCCGAACTACTAGAGTAAATTTGTCGCAAATTCATTAGAATTAGCACTGTCCACTCTTGATAGTTCGGATATTTTTAGTAATTTATTAGCGATTGCCAATTGATGTTTGCGCAAAAGCTTCAATAATCGGAATTACGTCTAATTTTAGTTTGTATTTGCGCTCCAACGCAGATTCAATAACAAATTCATTTTCTTTAACAGCAGAAATAGTTGCTAGCAAGCGATTTTCTTTGGCTGTTTTTTCAATCACACGAATTTCTTCCGCTACTTGCTCAACTTGGAATTTAGGAAACGCTTGGATTTGTTCGTTAAAATCAACAAAAGTTAGTCCATCTGTTGATTTTTTTCCTTCATCTTCATTTGATTCAGGTACTTCTTTAGCCACTTTTGGAGTTGCAGGTGTCCAGTAGCTTGCTACTTCATCCGCTAAATTACTACTGAAACGCTCTAGAAATCCCTTTTCTTGACTTTGAATACGTTTGACAGCAACATTGAAATTTTCATCTAATGGTACCGTAATCACATAATTGTTTACCGCTTCATTATCATCCACAAGTTCAATCGCTAGTTCTTGTTTGTTTTCAGGTTTAATGTACACTTTTGTTGTTAAGTTGTATTTCTCAACCGTTTTTTCTTCTAAACTTTCAAAGAGCATTTTACGTGCCACTTCAAAAGAAGGACGAAATTGTTTTTTTAATTTTGCTAATTGTTTCTTTTTCATGATGTTCCCCTTTCAATACCTTTTCGATTATATGAAAAAATTTATGAATTGAACAGAGATTTTCATGAAAAAATGCAAAAAATGAGAGTAATATAAAAATAAAGCGTTTATTTTAACTGATTGATGTACTGATATTTAGGAATAATCGCTAATAAGTCGCGTGTTTTATTAATTGCCAGCACGGTGTTTTGCCATTCTTTAAGCGTATACTCACTTCCTAATCGTTCTGTTAACGATGCTAACACTTCCTCTTTCGTCCAATCACGTGCAGGATAATGTTGAATTTTATTTGCGTCAACTAAGAAAATAAAATTATCACTCAACGCATTGGTTACTGCTTCTGGAAAATTGGCTAATCGTTCTGTAATGTCCATGTAAATGGCCTCCTTTTTATTCAGTGTAGCAAGCACATCTTCTTTTGACAACTGTCATCTTTTACTTCCTAGAAAGCCATTTTTCTTGTACACTAGACTTTGAAGGAGCGAAGCAAATGGATATTTATTTAAAACGTGCCATCTTACACATCATTGATCGTGAAGCAGGTGATCCTGTTTATTCGCAAGTTGAATTAGATTTAACGGCTGAATATATACGCGATTATTTAACAAAAAAAATTCAAAAATTATCAACAGCACAAACTAAAACAGGTGTTTTAGTTGAGGACTCTACTATTGGCCAATTAGCCAACGTGGCGGAATCAGACTTCACTCAATTTAGCGAACACTTTGTTGCTCGTTGGTATGACATCTACCATCAAAGCGAAGATGCCCCTAGTGCAGACGTCTTTATCGTTTTATACGAAATGGATACAGAAATGTATGTTGCCTTTCTGAAAGTCAATTACACGGATGCTTATACGCATTTCGTTGAGGCTGATGAAACCGGCATCCAAAACAAATTAATCATTAACCGTGCTATTTTAGGTGGAAAAACACAAAAAGCAGATGAAGGCTTAACACTGAATCTAACAACTTTAGCTTATGAGCTAATCGAAAAAAAA includes:
- a CDS encoding alpha/beta fold hydrolase, whose protein sequence is MESKKRYLEVADGSLLFYEIYGQGFPLFLLHGNNNDGTYFHYQIQSFMKEFQVFVLDSRGQGHSTNTARKISFQQMADDLNAIMEHENITRANILGFSDGANIAMVFAHTHPEKVNRMVLNAGNTKVTGLKNYWVILTYLQYFAYWFLAFFFERAREKRPIIGLMTHDIGLSQKDLTEIIAPTLVIVGKQDDIKLKHTLMIVNHLPQAKFVLVPKQGHTLARKDANNFNQEVLSFLGGEEIEKN
- the mprF gene encoding bifunctional lysylphosphatidylglycerol flippase/synthetase MprF; this translates as MKKISQWVVQHKTLLKTLFVAILSIIVSAELLSIAKTISFEQLTTLFKEIPFWRIGAMILISLLAILPMSGYDFTLKRMLQLDYKASYILETSWVINTINNIAGFGGLVSMGLRSEFYGKKASKEIFSALTKILLFVLSGLSIYSFFSFAAIHLFHTNDYLKQYWPWLVGGSLYFPIVYFVTSLKREGLLGGLERKFRLALLASSFLEWTGVVVSFLSIGYLLGVHFSIWEVLPLFISAIIIGIVSMIPGALGSFDVMMILGLSSLGIEREMVVLWLLLFRVCYYGIPVGIGMVLFFKHIFKNFDEKYEGIPKQLTLEIFHKIETGLLYFSGIMMVLLATIPQAFTDFPWLSHLNPFRFHFVVQFPSILIGFTLLIMGRGIAAQVKRAYWPTILLISAAIVYSFVIDFSFITIFYLICLLLIVMVSKSELTREQFVYSWEWLTIDGFVFGVLTVLYLIIGVFQLPEIPHRPHHFMSFFLLPSEKIWLSGFVVISVVAACMLLMVRYLQGPKKKIGDDIQHADVQTILETYGGNSDSELVFLEDKSVFIYKNNDEPTVFLQFSTINNKCVVMGDPSGKREDFADAVDAFIQEADRWCYLPVFYESREEMVMILHDFGYDFIKMGEEALVDLETFTTSGKKMRGTRAVLNKINKEGFSFDVLQPPFSKETMVALQAISEEWLDGRKERGFSLGFFSEAYLQRNPIAVVKNSENEIVSFANIIPSYTKEIGTIDLMRHHPTKAPSGSMDFLFIHLFDYMKESRIQYFDLGMAPLANVGQSRKSFLQERIASLVYSFGSHFYSFQGLRDYKEKYASQWISRYTLYSRDSWIAYVMIALLILDNKPIENE
- a CDS encoding nucleoid-associated protein, whose product is MDIYLKRAILHIIDREAGDPVYSQVELDLTAEYIRDYLTKKIQKLSTAQTKTGVLVEDSTIGQLANVAESDFTQFSEHFVARWYDIYHQSEDAPSADVFIVLYEMDTEMYVAFLKVNYTDAYTHFVEADETGIQNKLIINRAILGGKTQKADEGLTLNLTTLAYELIEKKYSFSGDKGFYFSTKVIESQPVPSLEENVKVIKKVAEKIGQKFEAPSYDIIADVKEAVFDTIEETGQIDAKEIAEKVFKDNITAQMAFQEEVVDKGFVNRAPMLREVKEISEKKYGKQKLKLSNGIELIVPLDVYRNPDLIEFVNNPDGTISVTIKNVDEVINRL